Proteins encoded within one genomic window of Ranitomeya variabilis isolate aRanVar5 chromosome 4, aRanVar5.hap1, whole genome shotgun sequence:
- the LOC143767158 gene encoding uncharacterized protein LOC143767158 isoform X2 gives MVPFPTDPTSVDKERNMMSEKILKLTLEIIHLVSGEDYTIVRKISDEYLATKNQAPVTKCRSRSPIPVPTPRSVIFERNNEAKILELSNKIIELLTGEVPIRCQDVTVYFSMEEWNYIEGHKDLYEDIMVDNHHPLSSTYETSKGNAPQKCVSPFYPQDFPENQQCKYLTNAKTESIVEDEGHVWGDLLCKEEEDAVDIIPDVSCKRNMPEGSSSLLYSKHSSEEINNVWENQCNGLPNSKDDADVEEQMYVWDHQSCTGDEVPIDVCPNDYNCTWESHLLISPDGKVEKKHITQGSCVDHIVSNMPPVLYSKDLSVDQYNPEFSSPELFQISKPSTDHQESKIFPCSECGKQFKKNSNLSMHKRIHSDERPFSCSACGKCFTQKSDLVTHQRIHTGEKPFSCLECQKCFTQKSALLEHQRIHTGEKPYSCTECGKCFTQKSVLVKHQRTHTGEKPFLCFICGKSFTQKSILVQHQRTHTGDKPFSCSECGKCFNNKSGLNTHKRTHTGEKPFPCSECGKSFKKKSNLNKHERIHRDEKPFSCSHCGKCFIEKSQLNKHLRIHTGEKPFSCSECGKSFRQKSHLINHYRVHISLKNATFAQIITE, from the exons ATGGTCCCTTTCCCGACTGACCCAACATCTGTGGACAAGGAAAGAAATATGATGTCTGAAAAGATATTAAAACTTACACTCGAAATCATCCATTTGGTTTCTGGCGAG gattacacaatagtgaggaagaTATCTGATGAATATTTGGCAACCAAAAATCAGGCTCCTGTAACAAAATGTCGTAGCAGGAGTCCTATTCCAGTGCCTACACCCCGCTCTGTAATATTTGAGCGAAACAATGAGGCGAAGATCCTTGAACTCAGCAACAAAatcattgagctgctgactggagag gttcctataaggtgtcaggatgtcaccgtctatttctctatGGAGGAGTGGAACTAcatagaaggacacaaggatctgtacGAGGACATCATGGTTGACAATCATCACCCCCTCTCTTCAACAT ATGAAACAAGTAAGGGAAATGCACCACAGAAATGTGTCAGTCCGTTCTATCCACAGGATTTTCCAGAAAATCAACAG TGTAAATATCTGACTAATGCTAAAACCGAATCAATCGTAGAAGATGAAGGGCATGTATGGGGTGATCTGCTTTGTAAGGAGGAGGAAGATGCTGTAGATATTATTCCCG ATGTATCTTGTAAGAGGAACATGCCAGAAGGCAGCTCCAGTCTTCTTTATTCCAAACATTCTTCAGAAGAGATTAATAACGTGTGGGAGAATCAG tgtaacggccTGCCTAACAGCAAAGATGATGCAGATGTAGAAGAACAAATGTATGTGTGGGATCATCAGTCTTGTACAGGGGATGAAGTTCCTATAGATGTTTGCCCAA ATGATTACAACTGCACCTGGGAGAGTCACCTTCTTATATCTCCCGATGGTAAAGTAGAAAAAAAACATATTACACAAGGCTCTTGTGTAGATCACATTGTTTCCAATATGCCCCCAGTCCTCTACAGCAAAGACCTATCAGTTGATCAATACAATCCAGAGTTTTCTTCTCCTGAGTTATTTCAGATTTCAAAGCCAAGTACAGACCATCAAGAGAGTAAAATATtcccatgttctgaatgtgggaaacaaTTTAAAAAGAATTCTAATCTATCCATGCACAAGAGGATTCACAGTGATGAAAGGCCATTTTCATGCTCTGCTTGTGGGAAATGTTTCACCCAGAAGTCAGatcttgttacacaccagagaattcacactggggagaagccattctCATGTCTGGAATGTCaaaaatgttttacccagaaatcgGCTCTACTTGAACACCAAcgaattcatacaggggagaaaccatattcatgcactgaatgtggaaaatgttttacccagaaatcgGTTCTTGTTAAACATCAAAGAACTCATACTGGAGAGAAGCCGTTTTTATGTTTTATTTGTGGGAAGAGTTTTACCCAGAAGTCAATCCTTGTTcagcatcagagaactcacacaggagataagccattttcatgctcggagtgtgggaaatgttttaacaataaGTCAGGTCTTAATACCCACAAGAGAacacacacaggagagaaaccgtttccatgttctgaatgtgggaaaagtttcaaAAAGAAATCTAACCTTAataaacatgagagaattcacagagatgagaagccattttcatgctcacattgtgggaaatgtttcataGAGAAATCACAACTTAATAAACACCTAAGAATTCATACgggtgagaaaccattttcttgttcagaatgtgggaaaagttttagacAGAAATCACATCTTATAAATCATTATAGGGTTCATATCTCTCTTAAAAATGCAACTTTTGCACAAATAATTACAGAATAA
- the LOC143767158 gene encoding uncharacterized protein LOC143767158 isoform X1 has translation MVPFPTDPTSVDKERNMMSEKILKLTLEIIHLVSGEDYTIVRKISDEYLATKNQAPVTKCRSRSPIPVPTPRSVIFERNNEAKILELSNKIIELLTGEVPIRCQDVTVYFSMEEWNYIEGHKDLYEDIMVDNHHPLSSTYETSKGNAPQKCVSPFYPQDFPENQQCKYLTNAKTESIVEDEGHVWGDLLCKEEEDAVDIIPDVSCKRNMPEGSSSLLYSKHSSEEINNVWENQCNGLPNSKDDADVEEQMYVWDHQSCTGDEVPIDVCPTDDYNCTWESHLLISPDGKVEKKHITQGSCVDHIVSNMPPVLYSKDLSVDQYNPEFSSPELFQISKPSTDHQESKIFPCSECGKQFKKNSNLSMHKRIHSDERPFSCSACGKCFTQKSDLVTHQRIHTGEKPFSCLECQKCFTQKSALLEHQRIHTGEKPYSCTECGKCFTQKSVLVKHQRTHTGEKPFLCFICGKSFTQKSILVQHQRTHTGDKPFSCSECGKCFNNKSGLNTHKRTHTGEKPFPCSECGKSFKKKSNLNKHERIHRDEKPFSCSHCGKCFIEKSQLNKHLRIHTGEKPFSCSECGKSFRQKSHLINHYRVHISLKNATFAQIITE, from the exons ATGGTCCCTTTCCCGACTGACCCAACATCTGTGGACAAGGAAAGAAATATGATGTCTGAAAAGATATTAAAACTTACACTCGAAATCATCCATTTGGTTTCTGGCGAG gattacacaatagtgaggaagaTATCTGATGAATATTTGGCAACCAAAAATCAGGCTCCTGTAACAAAATGTCGTAGCAGGAGTCCTATTCCAGTGCCTACACCCCGCTCTGTAATATTTGAGCGAAACAATGAGGCGAAGATCCTTGAACTCAGCAACAAAatcattgagctgctgactggagag gttcctataaggtgtcaggatgtcaccgtctatttctctatGGAGGAGTGGAACTAcatagaaggacacaaggatctgtacGAGGACATCATGGTTGACAATCATCACCCCCTCTCTTCAACAT ATGAAACAAGTAAGGGAAATGCACCACAGAAATGTGTCAGTCCGTTCTATCCACAGGATTTTCCAGAAAATCAACAG TGTAAATATCTGACTAATGCTAAAACCGAATCAATCGTAGAAGATGAAGGGCATGTATGGGGTGATCTGCTTTGTAAGGAGGAGGAAGATGCTGTAGATATTATTCCCG ATGTATCTTGTAAGAGGAACATGCCAGAAGGCAGCTCCAGTCTTCTTTATTCCAAACATTCTTCAGAAGAGATTAATAACGTGTGGGAGAATCAG tgtaacggccTGCCTAACAGCAAAGATGATGCAGATGTAGAAGAACAAATGTATGTGTGGGATCATCAGTCTTGTACAGGGGATGAAGTTCCTATAGATGTTTGCCCAA CAGATGATTACAACTGCACCTGGGAGAGTCACCTTCTTATATCTCCCGATGGTAAAGTAGAAAAAAAACATATTACACAAGGCTCTTGTGTAGATCACATTGTTTCCAATATGCCCCCAGTCCTCTACAGCAAAGACCTATCAGTTGATCAATACAATCCAGAGTTTTCTTCTCCTGAGTTATTTCAGATTTCAAAGCCAAGTACAGACCATCAAGAGAGTAAAATATtcccatgttctgaatgtgggaaacaaTTTAAAAAGAATTCTAATCTATCCATGCACAAGAGGATTCACAGTGATGAAAGGCCATTTTCATGCTCTGCTTGTGGGAAATGTTTCACCCAGAAGTCAGatcttgttacacaccagagaattcacactggggagaagccattctCATGTCTGGAATGTCaaaaatgttttacccagaaatcgGCTCTACTTGAACACCAAcgaattcatacaggggagaaaccatattcatgcactgaatgtggaaaatgttttacccagaaatcgGTTCTTGTTAAACATCAAAGAACTCATACTGGAGAGAAGCCGTTTTTATGTTTTATTTGTGGGAAGAGTTTTACCCAGAAGTCAATCCTTGTTcagcatcagagaactcacacaggagataagccattttcatgctcggagtgtgggaaatgttttaacaataaGTCAGGTCTTAATACCCACAAGAGAacacacacaggagagaaaccgtttccatgttctgaatgtgggaaaagtttcaaAAAGAAATCTAACCTTAataaacatgagagaattcacagagatgagaagccattttcatgctcacattgtgggaaatgtttcataGAGAAATCACAACTTAATAAACACCTAAGAATTCATACgggtgagaaaccattttcttgttcagaatgtgggaaaagttttagacAGAAATCACATCTTATAAATCATTATAGGGTTCATATCTCTCTTAAAAATGCAACTTTTGCACAAATAATTACAGAATAA
- the LOC143767158 gene encoding uncharacterized protein LOC143767158 isoform X3 — translation MEEWNYIEGHKDLYEDIMVDNHHPLSSTYETSKGNAPQKCVSPFYPQDFPENQQCKYLTNAKTESIVEDEGHVWGDLLCKEEEDAVDIIPDVSCKRNMPEGSSSLLYSKHSSEEINNVWENQCNGLPNSKDDADVEEQMYVWDHQSCTGDEVPIDVCPTDDYNCTWESHLLISPDGKVEKKHITQGSCVDHIVSNMPPVLYSKDLSVDQYNPEFSSPELFQISKPSTDHQESKIFPCSECGKQFKKNSNLSMHKRIHSDERPFSCSACGKCFTQKSDLVTHQRIHTGEKPFSCLECQKCFTQKSALLEHQRIHTGEKPYSCTECGKCFTQKSVLVKHQRTHTGEKPFLCFICGKSFTQKSILVQHQRTHTGDKPFSCSECGKCFNNKSGLNTHKRTHTGEKPFPCSECGKSFKKKSNLNKHERIHRDEKPFSCSHCGKCFIEKSQLNKHLRIHTGEKPFSCSECGKSFRQKSHLINHYRVHISLKNATFAQIITE, via the exons atGGAGGAGTGGAACTAcatagaaggacacaaggatctgtacGAGGACATCATGGTTGACAATCATCACCCCCTCTCTTCAACAT ATGAAACAAGTAAGGGAAATGCACCACAGAAATGTGTCAGTCCGTTCTATCCACAGGATTTTCCAGAAAATCAACAG TGTAAATATCTGACTAATGCTAAAACCGAATCAATCGTAGAAGATGAAGGGCATGTATGGGGTGATCTGCTTTGTAAGGAGGAGGAAGATGCTGTAGATATTATTCCCG ATGTATCTTGTAAGAGGAACATGCCAGAAGGCAGCTCCAGTCTTCTTTATTCCAAACATTCTTCAGAAGAGATTAATAACGTGTGGGAGAATCAG tgtaacggccTGCCTAACAGCAAAGATGATGCAGATGTAGAAGAACAAATGTATGTGTGGGATCATCAGTCTTGTACAGGGGATGAAGTTCCTATAGATGTTTGCCCAA CAGATGATTACAACTGCACCTGGGAGAGTCACCTTCTTATATCTCCCGATGGTAAAGTAGAAAAAAAACATATTACACAAGGCTCTTGTGTAGATCACATTGTTTCCAATATGCCCCCAGTCCTCTACAGCAAAGACCTATCAGTTGATCAATACAATCCAGAGTTTTCTTCTCCTGAGTTATTTCAGATTTCAAAGCCAAGTACAGACCATCAAGAGAGTAAAATATtcccatgttctgaatgtgggaaacaaTTTAAAAAGAATTCTAATCTATCCATGCACAAGAGGATTCACAGTGATGAAAGGCCATTTTCATGCTCTGCTTGTGGGAAATGTTTCACCCAGAAGTCAGatcttgttacacaccagagaattcacactggggagaagccattctCATGTCTGGAATGTCaaaaatgttttacccagaaatcgGCTCTACTTGAACACCAAcgaattcatacaggggagaaaccatattcatgcactgaatgtggaaaatgttttacccagaaatcgGTTCTTGTTAAACATCAAAGAACTCATACTGGAGAGAAGCCGTTTTTATGTTTTATTTGTGGGAAGAGTTTTACCCAGAAGTCAATCCTTGTTcagcatcagagaactcacacaggagataagccattttcatgctcggagtgtgggaaatgttttaacaataaGTCAGGTCTTAATACCCACAAGAGAacacacacaggagagaaaccgtttccatgttctgaatgtgggaaaagtttcaaAAAGAAATCTAACCTTAataaacatgagagaattcacagagatgagaagccattttcatgctcacattgtgggaaatgtttcataGAGAAATCACAACTTAATAAACACCTAAGAATTCATACgggtgagaaaccattttcttgttcagaatgtgggaaaagttttagacAGAAATCACATCTTATAAATCATTATAGGGTTCATATCTCTCTTAAAAATGCAACTTTTGCACAAATAATTACAGAATAA